One Armatimonadia bacterium genomic region harbors:
- the pheS gene encoding phenylalanine--tRNA ligase subunit alpha, whose product MKETLQKLQEEAIAALQAAKTEQELVETRARYLGRKGSLREIRQSIGKLADDQRKVVGRLCNEVQSALEEAIAGRKAALTAEREQVAQREETLDVTLPGRTPRIGRKHPLLATLDDVVSIFLGLGFRVAEGPEVENHYYSWEALNYPDDHPAMDEQMTFYINDNVMMRSQTSTVQIRYMQSHEPPVRVIVPGRCFRRDTVDATHCHTFYQTEGLLVDEGVTMADLRGTLEAFAHGMYGERCRVRFRPDFFPFTEPSAEFALSCTICGGEGCRVCSHTGWLEVGGCGMVDPNVLANVGYDPDRYTGYAFGFGIERITMLRHGIDDIRLLYSGDMRFLGQF is encoded by the coding sequence GAACTCGTGGAGACCCGTGCCCGCTATCTGGGCCGGAAAGGCAGCCTTCGCGAGATCCGTCAGTCCATCGGCAAGCTGGCCGACGACCAGCGCAAGGTGGTCGGCCGGTTGTGCAACGAGGTTCAGAGCGCCTTGGAAGAGGCGATCGCAGGCCGCAAAGCGGCCCTGACTGCGGAGCGCGAGCAGGTAGCCCAGAGGGAGGAGACTCTGGACGTCACGCTCCCTGGCCGCACGCCGCGCATCGGCCGCAAGCACCCCTTGCTGGCGACCCTCGACGATGTCGTCTCGATCTTCCTGGGCCTGGGCTTCCGGGTGGCAGAAGGGCCAGAGGTGGAGAATCACTACTACAGTTGGGAGGCCCTCAACTACCCCGACGACCACCCCGCGATGGATGAGCAGATGACCTTCTACATCAACGACAACGTCATGATGCGCAGCCAGACGTCGACTGTGCAGATTCGCTATATGCAGTCTCACGAGCCGCCGGTACGCGTCATCGTCCCCGGCCGGTGCTTCCGTCGCGATACCGTGGACGCCACGCACTGTCACACCTTCTACCAAACCGAGGGGCTGCTGGTGGATGAGGGTGTCACCATGGCCGACCTGCGGGGAACCCTGGAGGCCTTTGCCCATGGGATGTACGGTGAGCGCTGCCGGGTGCGTTTCCGCCCTGACTTCTTCCCCTTCACGGAGCCCAGCGCCGAGTTCGCACTGAGCTGCACCATCTGCGGCGGCGAGGGCTGCCGTGTCTGCTCCCACACCGGTTGGCTGGAGGTCGGCGGCTGCGGTATGGTCGACCCGAACGTCCTCGCGAACGTCGGCTATGATCCCGACCGATACACGGGCTACGCCTTCGGGTTCGGCATCGAGCGCATCACCATGCTGCGGCACGGCATCGACGACATCCGCCTGCTGTACAGTGGCGACATGCGTTTTCTGGGCCAGTTCTAG
- the pheT gene encoding phenylalanine--tRNA ligase subunit beta, giving the protein MRIPYSWLTDYLRSEIVPEELAEVLTMGGLEVEEIRDWTSEDGKATDKVLVTKITANRGDLLSMIGVARQAAALLGCEWALPDLGRPEITAPLAGAPLVEAGDVKIEVQDLKGCPRYSALAIRDLKTGPSPDWLRYRLEAAGIRSVSNIVDVTNYVCWELGQPMHAFDLRLVARNHIIVRRAHEGEALKLIDGSTANLVDQDLMICDEMGPVGIAGVMGGSETEVNERTKMVLLESAHFDPTSLRRSAQRYGLSTEASYRFERFVDPNMTLPALARATTLMLQLAGGTPDATAIDVRDGDFTASTVQLRPQRCNQILGTELTAEKMSDYLERLGMSVDGPGDDGRLSVRVPTFRWDVEREIDLIEEVAIVHGYNNIPMTVPGNLLESGVLTARQKAERRLRDLMRQCGLNETISFSFMGMADLDRCGFAEDAPERTALKLLMPVASDMSHLRTSLIPGLLNACSVNVRQRVLDVALYDLDRVFIPQGERELPQERVRVAGLVTGVPFTSDWNLSGAEVDFYWLKGIVEQVCDAMNVSGVEYVRDAHPAFHPGRCAQVTVEGKPAGVLGEVVRQVQEAYDLPANTYLFELDLDTLLEGAAAFRVYDPLPRFPAALRDIALVVTDDEAHTAAALEAAVRKAAGEYLWKVVAFDLYTDAERLGAGRKSVAFRLTFRAADRTLTDEELDGAMNCVAQHLAETLGAEVRTA; this is encoded by the coding sequence ATGCGCATACCCTATAGCTGGCTCACAGACTACCTCAGATCCGAGATCGTCCCTGAGGAACTCGCCGAAGTGCTCACCATGGGCGGGCTCGAGGTTGAGGAGATACGGGACTGGACCTCCGAAGATGGCAAGGCCACCGACAAGGTGCTGGTTACCAAGATCACGGCGAACCGAGGCGACCTGCTCTCGATGATCGGAGTGGCCCGGCAAGCCGCTGCGTTGCTGGGCTGCGAGTGGGCTTTGCCGGACCTCGGTCGGCCGGAGATCACCGCACCTCTTGCCGGCGCGCCCCTGGTCGAGGCCGGTGACGTCAAGATCGAAGTACAGGACCTGAAGGGCTGCCCGCGGTACTCGGCCCTGGCGATCCGCGACCTGAAGACCGGGCCCTCGCCGGACTGGCTCCGCTACCGTCTTGAGGCCGCCGGGATCCGGTCGGTCAGCAACATCGTCGATGTCACCAACTACGTGTGCTGGGAACTCGGCCAGCCCATGCACGCCTTCGACCTGCGCCTCGTTGCCCGCAACCACATCATCGTGCGGCGCGCACATGAAGGCGAGGCTCTCAAACTCATCGACGGCAGCACCGCCAACCTCGTCGACCAAGACCTGATGATCTGCGACGAGATGGGGCCAGTGGGCATCGCCGGAGTGATGGGCGGCAGCGAGACCGAAGTCAACGAGCGCACCAAGATGGTGCTCCTCGAGTCGGCCCACTTCGACCCAACCAGCCTGCGTCGGTCGGCCCAGCGTTATGGCCTGAGCACCGAGGCCTCCTATCGGTTCGAGCGGTTCGTCGACCCGAACATGACGCTCCCGGCCCTGGCACGAGCCACCACGCTGATGCTGCAACTCGCGGGCGGAACGCCCGATGCTACGGCCATCGATGTCCGTGACGGCGACTTCACGGCCAGCACGGTGCAACTGCGTCCCCAGCGCTGCAACCAGATTCTGGGCACGGAGCTGACTGCCGAGAAGATGTCCGACTACCTCGAGAGGCTGGGGATGAGCGTCGACGGCCCCGGCGACGACGGCAGACTCTCGGTTCGCGTGCCGACCTTCCGTTGGGATGTCGAGCGCGAGATCGACCTCATCGAGGAGGTCGCGATCGTCCACGGCTACAACAACATTCCGATGACGGTCCCGGGCAATCTGCTTGAGAGCGGTGTGCTCACGGCCCGGCAGAAGGCTGAGCGACGACTTCGCGACCTGATGCGGCAGTGTGGTCTCAACGAGACAATCAGCTTCTCCTTCATGGGCATGGCCGACCTCGACCGCTGTGGCTTTGCCGAAGACGCCCCCGAGCGCACGGCGCTGAAGCTGCTCATGCCGGTCGCCTCCGACATGTCCCACCTGCGCACCTCGCTGATTCCCGGCCTGCTCAACGCCTGCTCCGTCAACGTCCGCCAGCGGGTTCTGGACGTGGCGCTCTATGACCTGGACCGGGTGTTCATACCTCAGGGCGAGCGGGAGCTACCTCAGGAGCGAGTAAGGGTCGCGGGGCTGGTGACAGGTGTGCCCTTCACTTCTGACTGGAACCTCTCGGGCGCCGAAGTCGACTTCTACTGGCTCAAGGGGATCGTGGAGCAGGTCTGCGACGCAATGAACGTGAGCGGTGTTGAGTACGTACGCGATGCGCACCCGGCTTTCCATCCGGGCCGGTGCGCCCAGGTTACGGTCGAGGGCAAGCCTGCTGGCGTCCTGGGCGAGGTCGTGAGGCAGGTGCAGGAGGCGTACGACCTTCCGGCGAACACCTACCTGTTCGAGCTGGACCTGGACACGCTGCTGGAAGGTGCAGCAGCCTTCCGCGTCTATGATCCCTTGCCGCGTTTCCCGGCCGCCCTGCGCGACATCGCCCTCGTGGTGACTGACGATGAGGCCCACACCGCCGCCGCGCTGGAGGCTGCGGTCCGTAAGGCTGCAGGGGAGTACCTGTGGAAGGTCGTTGCCTTCGACCTGTACACCGACGCTGAGCGTCTGGGTGCCGGCCGGAAGTCTGTGGCCTTCCGCCTGACCTTCCGGGCCGCCGACCGCACGCTCACCGACGAGGAACTCGATGGCGCTATGAACTGCGTGGCGCAACACCTGGCCGAGACCCTGGGGGCAGAAGTCCGGACTGCCTAG
- a CDS encoding PqqD family protein — MLRQNPLYVSRKVNEECVLVPVRQSVAEMGAVYVLNEVGARIWELVGDGQTAEQMVAILGQEFDAPTQQIAQDVASFLDRMRLLGAIVEE, encoded by the coding sequence ATGCTCAGGCAGAACCCGCTCTACGTCTCGCGCAAGGTGAACGAGGAATGTGTTCTGGTCCCCGTGCGCCAGTCTGTTGCAGAGATGGGCGCCGTCTACGTCCTCAACGAGGTCGGGGCGCGGATTTGGGAGCTGGTCGGTGACGGGCAGACCGCGGAGCAGATGGTAGCTATCCTGGGTCAGGAGTTTGACGCACCGACGCAGCAGATCGCACAAGACGTTGCGAGTTTCCTCGACCGCATGCGGCTCCTCGGAGCGATCGTCGAGGAGTGA